The region GCGACGGGCCGCCGGTCTCGGCGAGGATCCGGGTGCGCATGGCGGCGTTGCCGACGACTTCGGTCGCCGTGTAGCCCGTGACCCGCTCGCATTCGGCATTCCAGACCTTCACCAGGCCTTGCTCGTCGTAGGCCACCAGCAGCACGGGCATGTTCATCAGGACCGTCCGGAAGCGGTCGGCGCTCTCGCGCGCGATGACCTCGCTGCGCCGGCGTTCGGAGATGTCGAGGACCACGACCACCGCGCCGTCCACCTTGGCTTCGGACGACACGTACGGCCGCAGCCAGATCGAGTACTCGCGGCCCGCCTTGTCGGTGCCGTCGAGTTCGGACGATTGCCCGGTGGCGACCACCCGTTCGAGGGCCGCCTCCAGCCCCGGCACTTCGACCGTGGGCCGCAACTCTATCAGGGGGCGACCGATGTCGGTGGGCCGTAAATTCAGCAGCGGCGCGGCCGACGGCGTGAAGCGCCGGACCGTGAGGTCGCCCCCCAGCATCACGATCGGAATCTCGACGCTCGCGATGAAGTTGTTGAGGTCGGCATTGAACAGGGTGAGTTCGATGTTGCGGTTCTGGAGTTCGTCGTTGACGGTGGAGAGCTCCTCGTTGGTGGACTGGAGCTCCTCCTTGGCGGTCTCGAGCTCTTCATTGATGCTCTGGAGCTCCTCGTTGGAGGATGTGACCTCCTCCATCGCCGACTTGAGCTCCTCGTTCTTGGTCTCGCTCTCCTCGACGACCGTGCGAAGTTGCTCCTTGCAGGCGATCAATTCCCGGTGCAGGCTGGTGGCCAGGGCCTTGTCGCTCCGGGAGCCGCGATCCGGCGCCTGCGCCGGCGCGGCCTCGGGATGAGCCTCGCCGGATTTCATCGGGATGAACGAGATCAGGTAGAACGTCCGCTCCTCGGCCGAGCCATGGACGGGCAGCACCTCCAGGTCCACGTCGACCGTCTCGTTGCCGATGCGGGCATTCACGCGCTGGCGCGTGGGAATGCCCGGCGTGCGCGTCGCCCGCGCGATCAGCGGGCGGATCTGGATGGCCAGATCCGCCTTGAGCATCCTGAAGAGGCTGAAACTGGCGACCCCCGGGAGCGGCTCGATGTAGGGGCTGCAGGATCCGCGAAACTGTACGATCTCCATCCGGTCGTTGACCAGGACGCCCGGCGGAGCGTGCAGGGCGAGGACCGCGCGGTCCACCTCGCGCATCACGTCGGGCTCGGCCCGCTGATCGGCCTGGAGAGCGACCCCAGGACGCCCCGATCCGGGTAGCGCGTAGTGGCCGCCCGAGAAGCCCAGGTGGACGGGCCGCGCCGCGGCCCGCCGCTGATAGACGCGATGCTTCTTGCTGAGGGGCGCGAAGAGGTCGGGCAGCGCGCTGGCCGACTCGGACGCGCCGAGGATCAGGAAACCGCGGTCGGTGAGGGAGTAATGGAAGATTTCCAGCGCCCGCCGCTGCAAGTCGGCGTCGAAGTAGATCAGCAGATTCTGGCAGCTGATGATGTCCATCCGCGAGAACGGCGGGTCCTTGACCAGATTCTGGCGCGCGAAGATGCAGACGTCCCGGATGCGCTTGGAAATCTGGTACTCTTCGCCGGCTTTCCGGAAGTAGC is a window of Candidatus Tanganyikabacteria bacterium DNA encoding:
- a CDS encoding PAS domain-containing protein, producing MIRRRILRRVALLKVPTVEAFADHLREHPDAVKELYQDLLITVTSFFRDSEVYRLLKTRIFPDLLESRPSGSALRIWVPACSTGEEVYSLAIALFEYLGQDADRVNVQIFATDLSEEAIERARSGIYTQRQVEGLSAERLRRYFRKAGEEYQISKRIRDVCIFARQNLVKDPPFSRMDIISCQNLLIYFDADLQRRALEIFHYSLTDRGFLILGASESASALPDLFAPLSKKHRVYQRRAAARPVHLGFSGGHYALPGSGRPGVALQADQRAEPDVMREVDRAVLALHAPPGVLVNDRMEIVQFRGSCSPYIEPLPGVASFSLFRMLKADLAIQIRPLIARATRTPGIPTRQRVNARIGNETVDVDLEVLPVHGSAEERTFYLISFIPMKSGEAHPEAAPAQAPDRGSRSDKALATSLHRELIACKEQLRTVVEESETKNEELKSAMEEVTSSNEELQSINEELETAKEELQSTNEELSTVNDELQNRNIELTLFNADLNNFIASVEIPIVMLGGDLTVRRFTPSAAPLLNLRPTDIGRPLIELRPTVEVPGLEAALERVVATGQSSELDGTDKAGREYSIWLRPYVSSEAKVDGAVVVVLDISERRRSEVIARESADRFRTVLMNMPVLLVAYDEQGLVKVWNAECERVTGYTATEVVGNAAMRTRILAETGGPSRPAPFEERSAEDYRGWVREITCKDGAMRRVVWSNVSRLFPIPGWASWEVGIALPDSPPT